One genomic region from Bacillus aquiflavi encodes:
- the aroB gene encoding 3-dehydroquinate synthase: MKTIKIETGSKQYFVKIGIHVLNELLPFINEKFPHVTKIFIITDETVGKLHLTHLMSHLQGKDSSIYTVPSGEKAKTFNVYYDCLTYALEQKLDRKSHLLAFGGGAVGDLAGFVAATFMRGIPFIQIPTTILAHDSAVGGKVALNHPLGKNMIGAFHQPEAVFFDLSFIQSLPIREVRSGFAEVVKHALIKDKMLYETLFNSVASLDKISNEMLEYALTRGIEIKGSIVAEDEKEIGVRAFLNFGHTLGHAIEAEAGYGVITHGEAVVIGMLFALQVSKEIAGLTFDYQSFKIWLESLNYQTSIPKNMNASRLIERMKQDKKSVGQRIRFILLKELGYPIIYELDEEYLLKKIEQF; the protein is encoded by the coding sequence ATGAAAACAATAAAGATTGAAACGGGCTCTAAGCAGTATTTCGTAAAAATAGGAATACATGTTTTAAATGAACTTCTTCCGTTTATAAACGAAAAATTTCCTCATGTTACTAAAATTTTTATTATTACGGATGAAACTGTCGGTAAACTTCATCTAACGCATCTTATGTCCCATTTACAAGGGAAAGATAGCAGTATATATACTGTACCGAGCGGGGAAAAAGCAAAAACGTTTAACGTTTATTATGACTGTTTAACATACGCACTTGAGCAGAAGCTTGATCGAAAATCACATCTGTTAGCTTTTGGCGGGGGAGCTGTTGGTGATTTAGCTGGCTTTGTTGCCGCTACATTTATGAGGGGGATTCCATTTATTCAAATTCCGACAACTATTTTAGCTCATGATAGTGCTGTAGGTGGAAAAGTTGCCCTTAACCACCCGTTAGGGAAAAACATGATCGGTGCTTTTCATCAGCCTGAAGCAGTCTTTTTTGATTTGTCATTTATTCAATCTTTACCAATTCGCGAAGTGCGCTCGGGGTTTGCGGAAGTAGTAAAACATGCACTTATTAAAGATAAAATGTTATATGAAACATTGTTCAATAGTGTGGCGTCGCTTGACAAGATTTCAAATGAGATGCTGGAATATGCGTTAACAAGAGGAATTGAAATAAAAGGATCTATTGTAGCTGAAGATGAAAAAGAGATTGGTGTTCGTGCTTTCCTCAACTTTGGTCATACGCTTGGTCATGCCATTGAGGCGGAAGCAGGGTATGGTGTCATTACTCATGGGGAAGCAGTTGTAATCGGTATGCTATTTGCACTACAAGTGAGTAAAGAAATAGCGGGACTCACTTTTGATTATCAATCTTTTAAAATATGGCTTGAAAGTTTAAACTATCAAACATCAATTCCTAAAAATATGAATGCTTCCCGATTAATAGAAAGAATGAAACAGGATAAAAAATCAGTTGGTCAAAGAATTAGGTTCATTTTATTGAAAGAACTTGGATACCCAATTATTTATGAGCTTGATGAAGAATATTTACTAAAAAAAATAGAGCAATTTTAA
- the aroC gene encoding chorismate synthase: MRYLTAGESHGPQLTAIIEGLPAGLPLLAEDINNDLARRQKGYGRGRRMQIEKDTVNIVGGVRHGYTLGSPVALTVENNDWKHWTNIMGQGPLNEAEAEEIKRKITNPRPGHADLNGALKYGHRDMRNVLERSSARETTVRVAAGAVAKKLLSQLGIHIASHVLEIGGVRAETPQYETLTELKERTEASSVRVFDKNVEKEMMNAIDEAKKKGDSIGGIVEVIVEGMPVGVGSYVHYDRKLDAKLAAAIVSINAFKGVEFGIGFEAARKPGSEVHDEIDWSKEKGYFRKTNRLGGLEGGMTTGMPIIVRGVMKPIPTLYKPLQSIDIDSKEPFLASIERSDSCAVPAAAVVAESVVAWELANALVEQFYGDRMDVLKASVEAQREYSKEF, from the coding sequence ATGAGATATTTAACAGCTGGTGAATCACACGGACCTCAATTAACAGCAATAATTGAAGGTTTACCGGCAGGATTGCCATTACTAGCAGAAGATATTAATAATGATTTAGCGAGGAGACAAAAGGGGTACGGGCGGGGACGCCGAATGCAAATTGAGAAAGATACAGTGAATATAGTTGGAGGAGTTCGCCACGGTTATACGTTAGGATCACCTGTTGCGCTTACGGTAGAAAATAACGACTGGAAGCATTGGACTAATATTATGGGGCAAGGTCCGTTAAATGAGGCGGAAGCAGAGGAAATAAAGCGAAAAATTACGAATCCAAGACCAGGTCATGCAGATTTAAACGGTGCATTAAAATATGGTCATAGAGATATGCGCAACGTACTTGAACGTTCTTCAGCTCGAGAAACGACTGTTCGTGTTGCTGCAGGTGCTGTTGCAAAAAAGTTGTTATCTCAGCTAGGGATCCATATTGCTTCGCACGTATTAGAAATAGGTGGTGTAAGGGCTGAAACTCCTCAATATGAAACTCTTACGGAACTAAAAGAAAGAACAGAAGCTTCTTCAGTTCGAGTGTTTGATAAAAACGTCGAAAAAGAAATGATGAATGCTATTGATGAAGCTAAAAAAAAAGGAGATTCAATTGGGGGAATTGTTGAGGTAATTGTGGAAGGCATGCCAGTAGGAGTCGGCAGTTATGTCCATTACGATCGCAAGCTTGACGCTAAACTTGCCGCAGCAATTGTTAGTATTAATGCATTTAAAGGAGTAGAATTTGGAATTGGATTTGAAGCTGCAAGAAAACCAGGCAGTGAAGTTCATGATGAAATTGATTGGTCAAAAGAGAAAGGTTACTTTCGAAAAACGAATCGATTAGGTGGATTGGAAGGCGGAATGACGACTGGTATGCCTATTATTGTCCGTGGAGTTATGAAACCAATCCCAACATTATATAAACCTTTACAAAGTATTGATATTGATTCAAAGGAGCCTTTTTTAGCCAGTATTGAAAGATCTGACAGTTGTGCAGTCCCAGCGGCGGCTGTAGTAGCAGAAAGTGTGGTTGCGTGGGAATTAGCGAATGCTTTAGTTGAACAATTTTATGGGGATCGAATGGACGTGTTAAAAGCCTCTGTCGAAGCTCAGCGGGAGTATTCAAAGGAGTTTTAA
- the ndk gene encoding nucleoside-diphosphate kinase, whose amino-acid sequence MEKTFLMVKPDGVQRNLIGDIVARFENKGFQLVGAKLMSISKELAEKHYGEHKERPFFGELVDFITSGPVFAMVWEGENVIATARQMMGATNPKDAVQGTIRGDFGLTVGKNVIHGSDSPESAEREISLFFHKEELVQYNKLMNEWIY is encoded by the coding sequence ATGGAGAAGACTTTTTTAATGGTTAAACCTGACGGGGTACAACGTAACTTAATCGGAGATATTGTAGCTCGTTTTGAAAACAAAGGCTTTCAACTTGTTGGTGCAAAATTAATGAGTATTTCTAAAGAACTTGCTGAAAAGCACTACGGTGAGCATAAAGAGCGTCCTTTCTTTGGAGAATTAGTTGACTTCATCACTTCAGGTCCTGTGTTTGCAATGGTTTGGGAAGGAGAAAATGTGATTGCAACTGCACGTCAAATGATGGGGGCTACAAACCCTAAAGATGCAGTTCAGGGGACTATCCGCGGTGATTTTGGCTTAACCGTCGGCAAAAATGTGATCCACGGTTCTGATTCACCTGAAAGTGCTGAACGTGAAATTTCATTGTTCTTTCATAAAGAGGAACTTGTTCAATACAATAAATTAATGAATGAGTGGATTTACTAA
- the hepT gene encoding heptaprenyl diphosphate synthase component II — translation MKLKMMYSFLNSDLNIIEKELKKAIQSKSPLLRQASLHLLQAGGKRIRPVFVLLAGRFGQYDIHVLKKVAVALELIHTASLVHDDVIDDAELRRGELTVKAKWDNRIAMYTGDYIFARSLELMTVIDNVQAHKILSNTIVEVCIGEIEQIKDKYKFDQNLRTYLRRIKRKTALLIAVSCQLGAIAAGVEEEIHKKIYKFGYFVGMAFQITDDVLDFTGTEKELGKPAGGDLLQGNITLPVLFARENPSIRAEIEKVHEKMTKKEINQVISLIKTSDAIEKSLKISDRYLTKALAVLEELPPNKAKKTLRDIAKFIGRRKY, via the coding sequence ATGAAATTGAAAATGATGTATTCATTTTTGAATTCGGATTTAAATATTATTGAAAAAGAATTAAAAAAGGCGATTCAATCAAAATCGCCGTTACTGCGCCAAGCATCCTTGCACTTATTGCAAGCGGGGGGAAAAAGAATTCGCCCAGTTTTTGTTTTACTTGCAGGGAGATTTGGACAATATGATATACATGTGTTAAAAAAAGTTGCAGTTGCGTTAGAATTAATCCATACAGCCTCACTAGTTCATGATGATGTTATTGATGATGCTGAATTACGGCGAGGAGAGCTTACAGTTAAAGCAAAGTGGGATAATCGCATAGCGATGTACACTGGAGACTATATCTTTGCCCGCTCTCTAGAACTAATGACAGTTATCGACAATGTTCAAGCGCATAAAATTTTATCAAATACGATCGTAGAAGTTTGTATTGGTGAAATCGAACAAATTAAAGATAAATATAAGTTTGATCAAAATCTTCGAACATACTTGCGGCGAATAAAAAGGAAAACAGCGTTGCTTATTGCTGTAAGCTGTCAATTAGGAGCAATTGCTGCAGGTGTTGAGGAAGAGATACATAAAAAGATTTACAAATTTGGCTACTTTGTCGGGATGGCTTTTCAAATTACTGATGATGTTCTTGATTTTACTGGAACAGAAAAAGAGCTTGGGAAACCAGCTGGCGGGGACTTACTTCAAGGGAATATTACATTGCCAGTATTATTTGCAAGAGAGAATCCATCTATTCGAGCAGAGATTGAAAAAGTCCATGAAAAAATGACTAAAAAAGAAATTAATCAAGTTATTTCGTTAATTAAAACTTCAGATGCTATAGAAAAATCACTTAAAATAAGTGATCGCTATTTAACAAAAGCGCTTGCAGTTTTGGAAGAACTTCCTCCTAATAAAGCGAAAAAAACTTTAAGAGATATTGCAAAGTTTATCGGTAGACGGAAGTATTAG
- a CDS encoding demethylmenaquinone methyltransferase, protein MEQSKEQRVHGVFESIYDNYDKMNSVISFQQHKKWRKDTMRRMNVQQNCSALDVCCGTADWTIALADAVGPKGKVIGLDFSKNMLKIGEEKIKALQLNQAELIHGNAMELPFEDNSFDYVTIGFGLRNVPDYMQVLREMHRVLKPGGVAVCLETSQPTMFGFKQLYYFYFRFIMPLFGKVFAKSYHEYSWLQESARDFPGAKKLSQMFESAGFTNVYYKPYTGGVAAAHFGYKKSEQK, encoded by the coding sequence ATGGAGCAATCAAAAGAACAGCGTGTTCACGGTGTCTTTGAAAGTATTTATGATAATTACGATAAAATGAATTCAGTTATAAGCTTTCAACAGCATAAGAAATGGCGTAAAGATACGATGCGTCGTATGAATGTTCAACAGAACTGTTCTGCTCTTGATGTTTGCTGTGGTACAGCAGATTGGACAATTGCTCTCGCTGACGCTGTTGGTCCTAAAGGAAAAGTGATCGGATTGGATTTTAGTAAAAATATGCTTAAAATTGGCGAGGAGAAAATTAAAGCGCTCCAATTAAATCAAGCAGAACTTATCCATGGCAACGCAATGGAGCTTCCATTTGAAGATAATTCATTTGACTACGTTACGATCGGTTTTGGTCTAAGGAATGTCCCTGATTATATGCAAGTTTTACGAGAAATGCACAGAGTTCTAAAGCCCGGGGGTGTTGCGGTTTGTCTTGAAACATCACAGCCGACTATGTTTGGTTTTAAGCAGCTTTACTATTTCTACTTTCGATTCATTATGCCGTTATTTGGGAAAGTTTTTGCCAAAAGTTATCATGAATATTCATGGTTACAAGAGTCAGCCCGGGACTTTCCAGGTGCAAAAAAACTTTCTCAAATGTTTGAAAGCGCCGGATTTACAAACGTATATTACAAACCGTATACTGGTGGGGTTGCTGCTGCTCATTTTGGTTATAAAAAATCGGAACAAAAATAA
- a CDS encoding heptaprenyl diphosphate synthase component 1 gives MSTLHNIESKLAIIKEQIEQRVHHPYLLRFIQTPIIDEDKLLLLISIMDQLELTEMEIKNYSLTTMLIQIALDTHDYVSNLDLKDHENDDQKKHQLTVLAGDYYSGLYYKLLAETNNLALIRTLAEGVKDINEHKIFIYQQEQNELDKIMNSFVKNEASLIEKLSDYFKAPAWKELSNHILFVKRLFVEKNKFIQQGRSILFEVLKKHVFPNNKNHLSELTAEQNKYLLNICDRYIDHTKQAIEKDMNKVPALNELLEKRIFWILNQHHSLGKTFVEEG, from the coding sequence GTGAGTACATTGCATAACATTGAGTCAAAATTAGCTATAATTAAAGAGCAGATTGAACAAAGGGTTCATCATCCTTATTTGCTCCGTTTTATTCAAACACCCATCATAGATGAGGACAAGTTGCTTTTATTAATTTCAATTATGGATCAGCTCGAGTTAACAGAAATGGAAATCAAAAATTACTCATTAACGACAATGTTGATTCAAATTGCCCTTGATACCCATGATTATGTTAGTAATTTGGACTTAAAAGATCACGAAAACGATGACCAAAAAAAACATCAATTAACAGTTTTAGCTGGAGATTATTACAGCGGGCTATATTATAAGCTTCTGGCCGAGACAAACAATTTAGCTCTTATTCGCACTTTAGCTGAAGGAGTTAAAGACATTAATGAGCATAAAATTTTTATATATCAACAAGAACAGAACGAGCTCGATAAAATAATGAACAGCTTTGTAAAAAACGAGGCTTCTTTAATTGAAAAGCTAAGTGATTATTTTAAAGCTCCAGCTTGGAAAGAACTATCAAATCATATATTATTTGTGAAAAGGTTGTTTGTTGAAAAAAATAAGTTTATTCAACAAGGACGCTCTATTCTTTTTGAAGTTCTTAAAAAACATGTTTTTCCGAACAATAAGAATCATTTAAGCGAATTAACAGCTGAACAAAACAAGTATTTATTAAATATTTGTGATCGCTATATTGATCATACGAAGCAAGCAATTGAAAAAGACATGAATAAAGTGCCAGCTTTGAATGAGTTGCTTGAAAAACGAATATTTTGGATCCTTAATCAACATCATAGTTTAGGGAAAACATTTGTGGAAGAAGGGTAG
- the mtrB gene encoding trp RNA-binding attenuation protein MtrB — MEKRAQSSDFIVIKALEDGVNVIGLTRGSDTRFHHSEKLDDGEVMIAQFTDHTSAIKIRGTAKILTEFGEVESGKK, encoded by the coding sequence ATGGAAAAACGAGCTCAATCAAGTGATTTTATAGTGATAAAAGCGTTGGAAGATGGGGTAAATGTGATCGGATTAACAAGAGGCTCTGATACACGATTCCATCACTCAGAAAAATTAGATGATGGTGAAGTGATGATCGCACAATTTACTGACCATACATCAGCGATTAAAATAAGAGGAACCGCAAAAATTTTAACAGAATTTGGCGAAGTTGAGAGTGGGAAGAAATAA
- the folE gene encoding GTP cyclohydrolase I FolE — protein MTKVNRAQIEEAVRLILTAIGEDPEREGLLDTPKRVAKMYEEVFAGLSQDPKEYFDTVFGEEHEELVLVKDISFYSMCEHHLVPFYGKAHVAYIPRNGKVTGLSKLARAVEAVARRPQLQERITSTIADAMIEKLDPHGVMVVVEAEHMCMTMRGVKKPGSTTVTTAVRGSFKENAESRAEVLSLIKKKR, from the coding sequence ATGACAAAGGTAAACCGTGCCCAAATTGAAGAAGCGGTACGTTTAATACTAACAGCTATTGGGGAAGATCCAGAACGAGAAGGTTTATTAGATACACCAAAAAGAGTGGCAAAAATGTACGAAGAAGTATTTGCAGGATTGTCCCAAGATCCGAAAGAGTATTTTGATACAGTTTTTGGGGAAGAACATGAAGAGTTAGTATTAGTAAAGGATATTTCGTTTTACTCTATGTGTGAACATCACCTAGTGCCATTCTATGGTAAAGCACATGTTGCATATATACCTAGAAACGGGAAGGTTACAGGATTAAGCAAGTTAGCAAGAGCGGTGGAGGCCGTTGCTCGAAGACCACAGCTTCAAGAACGAATTACATCAACGATTGCAGATGCAATGATTGAAAAGCTTGATCCTCATGGTGTAATGGTAGTTGTTGAAGCAGAGCACATGTGTATGACGATGAGAGGTGTAAAAAAGCCAGGTTCAACTACAGTCACGACAGCTGTTAGAGGATCTTTTAAAGAAAATGCTGAGTCGCGGGCAGAAGTCCTTTCATTAATTAAAAAAAAAAGGTGA
- a CDS encoding HU family DNA-binding protein has translation MNKTELINSVAEASELSKKDATKAVDAVFDTILNALKNGDKVQLIGFGNFEVRERAARKGRNPQTGEEIEIAASKVPAFKPGKALKDAVK, from the coding sequence ATGAATAAAACAGAATTAATAAATTCAGTTGCCGAAGCAAGTGAGCTTTCTAAAAAGGATGCGACTAAAGCAGTAGATGCTGTTTTTGATACAATCTTAAATGCATTAAAAAATGGTGATAAAGTTCAATTAATCGGTTTTGGGAATTTTGAAGTTCGTGAGCGTGCAGCTCGAAAAGGACGTAATCCTCAAACTGGTGAAGAAATCGAAATCGCAGCAAGCAAAGTACCTGCTTTTAAACCTGGTAAAGCGCTTAAAGATGCAGTAAAATAA
- the spoIVA gene encoding stage IV sporulation protein A, translating to MEKVDIFKDIAERTGGDIYLGVVGAVRTGKSTFIKKFMELVVLPNINNEGDRARAQDELPQSAAGKTIMTTEPKFVPNQAATVHVDEGLEVNIRLVDCVGYTVPGAKGYEDENGPRMINTPWYEEPIPFHEAAEIGTRKVIQKHSTIGVVITTDGSIGEIPRSNYLEAEERVIAELKEVGKPFIMVINSAHPHHPDTEALRVELSEKYDIPALSISVEGMRETDVLNVLREALYEFPVVEVNVNLPSWVMVLKEDHWLRESYQEAVRETVKDIKRLRDVDRVVHLFSEYEFIDRAGLAGMEMGQGVAEIDLYAPDDLYDQILKEIVGVEIRGKDHLLELMQDFAHAKAEYDHIADALKMVKQTGYGIAAPSLADMSLDEPEIIRQGARFGVRLRAVAPSIHMIKVDVESEFAPIIGTEKQSEELVRYLMQDFEDDPLSIWNSDIFGRSLSSIVREGIQAKLSLMPENARYKLKETLERIINEGSGGLIAIIL from the coding sequence TTGGAAAAGGTAGATATTTTTAAAGATATTGCGGAAAGAACGGGCGGCGATATTTATTTAGGGGTCGTTGGCGCAGTTCGGACTGGTAAATCCACTTTTATTAAAAAGTTTATGGAATTAGTAGTATTACCAAATATTAATAATGAAGGTGACAGAGCTCGTGCACAAGATGAACTACCTCAAAGTGCGGCAGGAAAAACAATCATGACGACTGAACCAAAGTTTGTTCCTAATCAAGCTGCGACTGTTCATGTCGATGAAGGATTGGAGGTCAATATTCGGCTCGTAGATTGTGTCGGTTACACTGTACCAGGCGCGAAAGGATACGAGGACGAGAATGGCCCGAGAATGATTAATACGCCTTGGTATGAGGAACCGATACCATTTCATGAAGCTGCTGAAATTGGCACAAGGAAAGTAATTCAAAAACATTCAACAATCGGTGTTGTTATTACTACTGATGGCTCAATAGGTGAAATTCCACGCTCAAACTATCTAGAAGCTGAAGAGAGAGTCATTGCTGAATTAAAAGAAGTTGGCAAGCCTTTTATTATGGTCATTAACAGTGCCCATCCACATCATCCTGATACAGAAGCATTACGAGTGGAACTTTCTGAAAAGTATGATATTCCGGCTCTATCGATTAGTGTTGAAGGAATGCGTGAAACAGACGTATTAAATGTTTTACGCGAAGCATTATATGAGTTCCCAGTAGTCGAGGTGAATGTAAATCTTCCTAGCTGGGTCATGGTACTCAAAGAAGATCATTGGCTACGTGAAAGCTATCAGGAAGCGGTAAGAGAGACTGTAAAAGATATTAAAAGACTTAGAGATGTAGATCGGGTTGTCCATTTATTTAGTGAGTATGAATTTATTGATCGTGCTGGGCTGGCTGGAATGGAAATGGGGCAAGGTGTAGCTGAAATCGATTTGTACGCACCCGATGATTTATATGATCAAATTTTAAAAGAAATTGTTGGGGTAGAAATTAGGGGAAAGGATCATTTATTAGAGCTTATGCAAGATTTCGCACATGCGAAAGCGGAATATGATCATATTGCTGATGCGTTGAAAATGGTGAAACAAACTGGCTATGGCATTGCTGCACCTAGTCTTGCAGATATGAGTTTGGATGAACCTGAAATTATTCGCCAAGGAGCCCGCTTTGGTGTTCGATTAAGGGCAGTAGCGCCATCTATTCATATGATAAAAGTAGATGTTGAATCAGAGTTTGCTCCAATAATTGGAACGGAAAAGCAAAGTGAAGAGCTTGTTCGTTATTTAATGCAAGATTTTGAAGATGACCCTTTATCCATTTGGAATTCAGATATTTTTGGACGAAGCTTAAGTTCAATTGTAAGAGAGGGGATTCAAGCAAAATTATCATTAATGCCTGAAAATGCTAGATACAAACTAAAAGAAACGTTAGAAAGAATTATTAATGAAGGCTCTGGTGGGTTAATTGCTATTATTTTATAG
- a CDS encoding DUF2768 domain-containing protein, producing the protein MSPSLMKMWISLASMGFMFISIVLIYLSRFKLKGMFKVVTAIIAYILMIVAGIIIFLVVFSGPTPD; encoded by the coding sequence GTGTCACCATCATTAATGAAAATGTGGATTTCTTTAGCTTCAATGGGATTTATGTTTATATCTATTGTCTTGATTTACTTAAGTCGTTTTAAACTTAAAGGCATGTTTAAAGTTGTAACTGCAATTATTGCTTATATTTTAATGATCGTAGCGGGTATTATCATCTTTTTAGTCGTTTTCAGCGGCCCGACTCCAGACTAA
- the der gene encoding ribosome biogenesis GTPase Der, with translation MAKPVVAIVGRPNVGKSTIFNRIVGERVSIVEDTPGVTRDRIYSSAEWLTHNFNIIDTGGIEIGDEPFLEQIRHQAEIAINEADVIIFVTNGREGVTAADEEVAKILHRSNKPVVLGVNKVDNPEMREQIFEFYSLGFGEPYPISGAHGLGLGDLLDAAAAHFSKTDSDNYEDDIIKFSLIGRPNVGKSSLVNAILGEERVIVSDIAGTTRDAVDSFYTFNGQKYVIIDTAGMRKKGKVYENTEKYSVLRALRAIERSDVVLVVINGEEGIIEQDKKIAGYAHEAGRAIVIVVNKWDVVEKDEKTMKVFEQNIRDHFQFLDYAPIVFLSAKTKKRIHTLLPMINLVSENHALRVQTNILNEIMMDAVAMNPTPTDKGKRLKIYYATQVSTKPPTFVIFVNDPELLHFSYKRFLENQIRDAFGFKGTPIKIFARARK, from the coding sequence TTGGCTAAACCAGTTGTTGCAATCGTAGGACGTCCAAATGTAGGAAAGTCAACAATATTTAACCGAATTGTCGGTGAGCGGGTCTCGATTGTTGAAGATACACCTGGTGTTACCCGTGATCGAATATACAGTTCTGCCGAATGGTTAACACACAATTTTAATATAATTGATACAGGAGGAATTGAGATTGGAGATGAACCGTTTCTTGAGCAAATTCGTCATCAAGCAGAAATTGCGATTAATGAAGCGGATGTCATCATTTTTGTAACGAACGGTAGGGAAGGTGTTACGGCTGCTGATGAAGAAGTGGCAAAGATCCTGCATCGATCTAATAAACCAGTTGTCCTTGGGGTAAATAAAGTAGATAATCCAGAAATGCGTGAGCAAATTTTCGAGTTTTACTCGTTAGGATTTGGTGAACCATATCCAATTTCAGGTGCTCATGGTTTAGGACTTGGTGATTTACTTGATGCAGCCGCAGCTCACTTTTCTAAAACTGATTCAGACAATTACGAGGATGATATTATTAAGTTTTCTTTAATTGGCAGGCCAAACGTCGGAAAATCTTCACTAGTAAACGCAATTTTAGGTGAAGAAAGAGTAATTGTCAGTGATATTGCCGGTACGACAAGAGATGCCGTCGATTCCTTCTATACGTTTAATGGTCAAAAGTACGTGATCATTGATACAGCCGGTATGCGAAAAAAGGGAAAGGTTTATGAAAATACTGAAAAATACAGCGTTCTCAGAGCATTGAGAGCGATCGAACGTTCTGATGTTGTCCTTGTTGTTATAAATGGCGAAGAAGGGATTATAGAACAGGATAAAAAAATTGCTGGTTATGCTCATGAAGCAGGTCGAGCGATTGTAATAGTCGTAAATAAATGGGATGTAGTTGAAAAAGATGAAAAAACGATGAAAGTATTTGAACAAAATATTAGAGATCACTTTCAGTTTTTAGATTATGCCCCAATCGTTTTTCTATCTGCAAAAACAAAAAAACGGATTCATACGTTGCTGCCAATGATTAATCTTGTAAGTGAAAACCATGCTCTTCGTGTTCAAACTAACATTTTAAACGAGATTATGATGGACGCTGTTGCAATGAATCCGACACCGACTGATAAAGGGAAACGTTTGAAAATTTATTATGCGACACAAGTTTCTACAAAACCGCCAACGTTTGTTATTTTTGTAAATGATCCAGAACTGTTGCATTTTTCATATAAGCGGTTTTTAGAGAATCAGATTAGAGATGCCTTCGGTTTTAAAGGTACACCAATTAAAATATTTGCTAGGGCACGTAAATGA
- a CDS encoding capping complex subunit for YIEGIA, protein MELEKYILSVITTNPKKVMNGPAVFLCSSKEEMESISANLEAILDGIAHKLTEELIIIVKH, encoded by the coding sequence ATGGAGCTAGAAAAGTATATTTTATCAGTTATTACAACAAATCCGAAAAAAGTCATGAATGGTCCAGCTGTTTTTCTTTGTTCTTCAAAAGAAGAGATGGAATCTATTAGTGCAAATTTAGAAGCGATTTTAGATGGGATTGCTCATAAATTGACTGAAGAGCTAATTATAATTGTAAAGCATTAA
- a CDS encoding YIEGIA family protein, whose translation MNQYTLPILTGMVFGTFARIYMLRTDYRQYPTYLHGKIIHIALGFIAAGLGTVAVPAIMEEEFTAITFLTLAASQFREVRNMERNTLTELDRFELVPRGKTYIEGIAIAFESRNYLVIFVSLFTTLAYLIFNVWIGIVSGMISIVISKFLMSGGTLKDIVTIEYIKPHFEGAGLYVDNIYIMNIGLEERQKEILQYGMGFILKPKNFNARSTIANLGQRQAILHDVSIALGVYRDSGTPALVPLAKRDLNDGRVGIFLLPQEKNIDQALKIIAEVPTLENAIRMPTEWNKEMKG comes from the coding sequence ATGAATCAATATACTTTGCCAATTTTAACGGGAATGGTTTTTGGCACCTTTGCACGAATTTATATGTTAAGAACGGATTATCGTCAATATCCAACGTACTTACATGGAAAGATTATTCATATTGCGTTAGGATTTATTGCCGCAGGTTTAGGAACAGTAGCTGTACCTGCAATTATGGAAGAGGAATTTACGGCGATTACCTTTTTAACTTTAGCTGCTTCTCAATTTCGTGAAGTACGTAATATGGAAAGAAACACGTTAACTGAATTAGATCGATTTGAACTTGTTCCGAGAGGAAAAACATACATTGAAGGTATTGCGATTGCCTTTGAAAGTCGAAATTACCTTGTCATTTTCGTTTCTCTTTTCACAACACTTGCTTACTTAATATTTAATGTTTGGATCGGTATAGTTTCAGGGATGATCTCAATTGTAATTTCAAAATTTTTAATGTCTGGCGGAACGCTAAAAGATATTGTAACCATTGAATATATAAAGCCCCATTTTGAGGGGGCAGGATTATATGTTGATAACATATATATTATGAATATTGGACTTGAGGAGAGGCAAAAAGAAATTCTCCAATACGGAATGGGATTTATTTTAAAACCAAAAAATTTTAATGCACGTTCAACAATCGCAAACCTGGGACAAAGGCAGGCGATTTTACATGATGTTTCTATTGCATTGGGAGTTTATCGTGATTCGGGCACACCGGCATTAGTCCCGCTTGCCAAACGGGATTTAAATGATGGGAGAGTTGGTATTTTCCTTTTGCCGCAAGAAAAAAATATTGATCAAGCATTAAAAATAATTGCAGAAGTACCGACCCTTGAGAATGCGATAAGAATGCCTACCGAATGGAATAAAGAAATGAAAGGTTGA